CGAGGTGTATGAGAAGACCGCACGATCCAGCGCCCGGTCTCCGCTGTCCGACATTGCCGCGTGGAGGGGAAAGCAGGCCAGTGGCCCACTCGGCGAACACCACAGGCGCGGCAGCAGGTGGGTCGGTGCCGCTTCGGTGAAGCGGAGCCGGTCAAGCACGGGACCCACGACCGCCGTCCAGAGCCAGGCCAGTGTTGCCCGAACCGTGTCCTGAGCGGCCTTTTGTTCCCGTAAAGATACGGCGGGCTGATGAAGGATCTCCAGGGCGGTGAGAAATTCCGATGCCTTCTCTGTCGTCGACCGATCCGTCAAGAGGGGGAGAGGCAGCGGATCAATGTGGCCGTCGGGGTGCAACAGGAGGGCGCTGCCGCCGTGTGCGCTCGCGCTCAGCAGGGCGACGGGGCCGTCCACACCGGGATGAAGCGGCATGCCCTCTTGCTCGGGCCTGCTGAGGAAGTCGGCGAAACCTGGGAGTGCACGGATTTCGGCGAGCACCGTGTGCCAGCCGTCGGTCAGCCGCCGCCGTGCGTCCGCGACGGCGCCGGGTATCGGCGGATCGGAGACGGCCCGCCACCCGAACGACTGGGTTGTCGCAGGGCCAGGCACCATGTCGGTGCCGGGATGATCGAGTAGTTCGCGCAGTTGCTCGAAACGGTTCGCCAGGTGCGGTGCTCGCTCGCGCAGTCTGGTTGATTCGTCCCGCTCCTCCAGTTCCTGGGCCCACAGCACACCCCGGCCGGCTTCCAGCAGCCGGACGGCATCCACCGGCCGCCCGGCTCGTACGGCACACGCGGCGGCGTCGGCTGCCAGACCGCTGACCGTACTCAGGCCGTGTTCCTGGTCGACGCGGCGCAGCGATCGGGGTGCGAGCTGCGGTAGGAGATCAATGGCCAGCGCGTAGGCGTCGGTCGCGCCATTCCAGTCCTTGGTTACGGCCAGTAGCTGCCCCCATCGCTGTGCCGCGCTGAGCCGGAGGGCCGGCCGCGTGAACTCGCTGAGGGCGGTCGTGCGGAAGCAACTCGCGGCATGGTCCTGCACTCGCCGACTTTTCCGCAGCGTAGCGTGCAGCAACAGCACGTCGCCCAACTCGGCCGCGTAGACGGGATAGTTGTCGGGACCGCTCCGTACCGCATCCTCCAGCAGTTCCTGTGCCTTCAGGACCAGCAGCCCGGCTGAATAACGCTTCTTCACACGTGGCCAGTCACGTAGGCGTCGTCGACGAGCCCTGGGACCGACGGTTGAAGGCGCCAACACGCGGAGGGCCTTGGTGGTGAGCATGAAGGCGAGCGCGCGCAGTAGCTCGGGATAGGTGACACTGCTCAGCGGGGTCCGCTCCAGTGCCTGCCAGGCCACGTCGATTGCCTCGTCCGTGAGCGCGTCATCATCCTTGGCTCGTAGAAACAAGGTGTGCGCCCGCGTTGTGAGGGCATCCGCACTCTCTGGTGCCGACTCGACCGCCCTGAGGCTGAACTCGGCCGCCTGGTCCAGATCCTCTTCCGCGGCCGTGCGCTCGTACCGCAACAGCAGGTGCAGGGCGAGTGCTATGCAGCTGCGAGTGCGCACTTCCGACCCGAGCGGCGCGGCTTCCACAGCAGTCTTCAGCACGGTGATCGCCTCGTCGAGGTCCGACAGGCCGCCTCCTACCTCCGGGGGAGGCCACATGTATCAACCTCTGGGCGGTCCCGACGAGCATCCAGTCGAGGAAGTACTCGCGTGCCCAGGCGCGAATCGGTGCATGCGAGCGGAGGTGCCCGCATGGGGTGCTCGGATCACTGATCCCGTGTGCAGCGTCTATGATCGGCCACTTACCCGTGTCAGGATCGGATCTTGAATGCCATCCTGGCCGAGCTGGGCAAGAGGGTGGCCGAGCGCTGGCTGTCGCTGCTGGTGCTGCCGGGGGCGCTCTATCTAGCGGTCGCGGCGGCGGGGGCGGTGGTACTGCGGCATAGCGGCTGGTACGACCTGGTGATGCTCGCCGACTACCTGAACCGGGTCGCTGCCCGTCGTCGGGGAATCGGGCAGGTGGTGCTGATCAGCGGAGCGATGCTGCTCGGATCTGCAGGCGTGGGCTTGGTGGCGCAGGCGGTGAGCGGCGGCGTGGCACGGTTGTGGCTCGCGGCAGGGCGCGGGCCTCTGGGGCGTCGACTGACCGGTTGGCGCCGGAAGCGCTGGCAGGCTGCTCACGAGGCGTACCAGAACGCGCTGCTGGAGCGTTACCGCCGGCAGCAAGGGTGGGGGGAGGGGGGCAACCGCAGCCCGCTGCCGGACTCCGCTCGGCTACTCGTCGTACGCAACCGGATCTGCCTTGTCGAGCCGGACCGGCCGACCTGGATGGCCGATCGGATGCGGGCGGCCGGTGAGCGTGTGCACCGAGCATACGACCTGGACCTGACGGCAGCGTGGCCGCGGCTGTGGCTGTGCATGCCCGATATGGCGCGCGCCGAAATCGCGACCGCTCAATCCGCCTTCGCGTCAGCATCCCGGTTGGCCGGTTGGGGTCTGCTGTATCTGGTGCTCGCGGTGTGGTGGTGGCCCTCTGCCGTGATCGCGTGCGTGACTGTGGGCGCGGCCTGGCAGCGCGGCAGGGCGGCGACGGCCGCCCTCGCCGAATTGGTGGAGTCGGCGGTGGACCTGTACGGGCGGGACCTGGCCCAGGCGTTGGGACTGTCGTGCCCGGATGAGTTCACGCCCGACCACGGGGCGTCACTGACCCGCATGCTACGCAAGGGCGTCTAACCTCACGAAGCTCTGCAGTCTCCTTGCTGGTCGCGGCGTAAAGCTTGACTGTGCTGTGGCCGCTGTCGACGGCGGCGACTGTCAGCTGGCGAGCCGGGTAACCGCAAGTTGGCCATTGCGCCCTTCGCGTAGCTGATGACAGGTCAGGTCGTCACGAGTGCCCGGTCGACTGCTGCATTGCGGGACCTGAGACTTCGCCGCGAATGCGGCTACACCACTCGGCGGAACATGATCCAGAGGTTCGCGGAATCCTGGACGACCGGCGACAGGAACCCGGACTGTCCCATTCTTGGTGACAGCGCGGTATTCATCGGTTGGCCTGGTCACGCGGCGGCGGGCGATGAACGCGCGGTGTGCTTCGATCGCGTCGGTGGGGTAGATCGCTAATGGTGGAGTCGGGTATGGGAACTGCCCGAATGCCTGCGGCCCGGAGTGCATGTGGCACTCCGGGACCGGGCGTTCAGCCGCTTGCGCGAGGGCCAGTCAGACCTGTTCGAAGTGGAATGCCTTGATGAAGCAGTCGCGGGGCTGGGCGACGGCGAAGAGGATGCAGTCCACGAGCGACTGACCGGTGAGGGGATCTTTGGACTCGCGCGGGGTGGTCTTCCACTCCTCGGAGAGCGGGTCGGCGTTGTCGAAGTCGGGCGGGTAGAGCGATATCACCCGGACGCCTTGGGGCCGCAGGCGCTTGGAGAGGATCTCGGTAAATCCGGCCTGGGCGCTCTTGGCTGCGTAGAAGGCGTCGTGCGCATCCGAGCGATGATGGCCGGCGGTTCCGCAGGCGGAGACCATCGTCACTACATCCGGCTTGTCCGAGTTGAGAAGGAGAGGGAGGAA
This genomic interval from Streptomyces dengpaensis contains the following:
- a CDS encoding CHAT domain-containing protein; this translates as MLKTAVEAAPLGSEVRTRSCIALALHLLLRYERTAAEEDLDQAAEFSLRAVESAPESADALTTRAHTLFLRAKDDDALTDEAIDVAWQALERTPLSSVTYPELLRALAFMLTTKALRVLAPSTVGPRARRRRLRDWPRVKKRYSAGLLVLKAQELLEDAVRSGPDNYPVYAAELGDVLLLHATLRKSRRVQDHAASCFRTTALSEFTRPALRLSAAQRWGQLLAVTKDWNGATDAYALAIDLLPQLAPRSLRRVDQEHGLSTVSGLAADAAACAVRAGRPVDAVRLLEAGRGVLWAQELEERDESTRLRERAPHLANRFEQLRELLDHPGTDMVPGPATTQSFGWRAVSDPPIPGAVADARRRLTDGWHTVLAEIRALPGFADFLSRPEQEGMPLHPGVDGPVALLSASAHGGSALLLHPDGHIDPLPLPLLTDRSTTEKASEFLTALEILHQPAVSLREQKAAQDTVRATLAWLWTAVVGPVLDRLRFTEAAPTHLLPRLWCSPSGPLACFPLHAAMSDSGDRALDRAVFSYTSTTRALRRTQALSQLPDADARVLVVAMPETPGEPPLPAARDEVQSLVCLTDATELIGSAATYDAVRSALPSYGIVHFACHGRYDSAHPTESRLLLHDYQTRPLTVRDVSRLHLPRARLAYLSACSTASFSGALMDEAIHLSAAFQSAGFPQVIGTLWPVADAIAAEVCEATYTRLRTSQGGALDIGQAARALHGAIQELSDRYPATPSLWAAYLHVGP